Genomic window (Musa acuminata AAA Group cultivar baxijiao chromosome BXJ1-9, Cavendish_Baxijiao_AAA, whole genome shotgun sequence):
CCATCTTGGAACTCTATCGAACCGATACTTACTGGTGTTTCAACAAGGAAGAAAAAGACGGTGAAGAGGAATGGGTGATGGAGGAACaagaaggaaggaagaaggaagatggaagatggaagaagaggaagcgatggaggaagaaggaagatgaagaagaaagaagagtagAAGCAGCAGTAACAAGAAAGCGACAGCAACAGCAACGACAATGGCAAACAGAAGTAGCAGCAACAACGGCAGTGGCATTGTACGCGAGAAGAGGGCTCACATTCACAAGCCCTAAtttgcttttttctttcttttctaaagCTGAGTTGGATAGGAGCCCATCactttctcaatttttttgtTATGTTAACCGGACTGCCTGAAATGGGGGTGGTCTGCATATCGGCCCATGCTCGAACTGATACATATCGCCCTAACTATACCGTTTCAGGTGGTACAACAATCCTTGCTAATACCTATTACAATTTGTGAACTTTATAAGATGTAAAGGAAGAATTGTTGGGTAAACAATTAATAAATGAAAAGACGCTAATTACTAGTCTAGAAAAAGCCAAAAAAATCCAAGACTTCATTCTAGATGTCTCTCATGCAAAATATTGTTCTTCACAAATGCATCATGCATATAGATGAGGTCAAGGTCACTACCAACTTAGTCTACAAAAAGCatcgcaatatcatcatgatgcacACTAATGTCGATACACTTGTATATCCATGTGCACACCCAACTTTATAACCATGCAACTCATCTaattctaaataaataaaaaaagatctGGGATAGTTCCTAATCCTATACATCTATCATTCTCTATGATAGTATCTTTTTCTCTTAAGAGACTATGGTTTATACTCTATACCTTCTTTATGCTCTCCCATCACCTTTTCTCTCTATATTTTACAAGATGATGGATGAAATATTGACAAATTCAAATGTGATGATTGCAACAAAAACAAACAGTGCAAACAATTCTTCATCTATTTCATGATCATGGTCACATACTTTTTTTTCCCTCTATGATGGCTTTTCCACTTCTTCGCATTCCCCTCCTCCTCCCATCTTTTTCTCCTAGTGATATTTTGAAATCAACTAAAATCAGACAACTCCAACTGACTTAAACCGATTGTAGTCATTTCCAACGTTGCTAACTATACAGTGAAGAAACTGATCCAAATTGGATCAATCTTGCCTGTGATATCAATATCCAAGTATATGATAATAAAATCGACCAATGCCACAAACTATGGCTAAAACCTTAGAACTAGTTGACCACTAAAGTCAAAGATATTAACTTATCCAGGGTCACAGGTTCTGAGGTCCTTCCATTTCCACACATAGTTCCCAGCTTTATAATAAAGAACAAAAGATAGGACATGAATGTACCACCAACCAAGCAAAAAACTCTTCTAGCAAATAAATTTAGCTACACAATAAAAAGGCATACCTTACTCGTAAAATTGTCAAGAATTAGGTGCGGATAAGCCTCAGACATTGTTCCCACTGCCTTTTTATCTTTAATATCATGCCTCGTCACCTGAAGATAATAAGAAAATATATGGGTGTACCAACAATCTTCAAATAACtagaaaagaaaaatacttctacaTACCACATTGAGCAAGCCAAAGTATGCAGTAGGACCAAATGGCAAATGGCAAACAATCAAACCATCTGGTTGACCCCGATGTTCATGCACCAAAACAACATCCGTGAATTCGTGTGCACGACAAGATTCAATAATTTCCGAGATCACCTATGACAGAATATGTTATCTTTATAAGTTGACATAAAAGAAAACAGCTATGCCAAAGATATCATTAGTGGGTGCAACCCATCAAGATACACAATTATCAAGTTGCAGGGCATACCAAACAGGAAAAACTAACATATTACATAAGCAGTGTGGAAGAGAAGGAACATAAGAATTAGTACATGCATGAATAAACACACAAATAAATCTGTGCAACCACAAAGTGGACATTCTCtaatgaaattaaaatattaatataaagatGTCTAGGTCAAAGGATTTATAAGATTTTAGCATTACTGTAATCCATCCAAACAACAACCCCAGCACTACAAAAGTAAATGTGCTGATCCATGACAACCTACACCTATACAGGCTCAACTTGCTGAGGGGTAATAGGGTTTAATTAAGCTTGGGTAAGTTTGCCTATAAGGTAAAGACTCTACAAATTCAAGCCTACAAAATTAGGCATGAATTACCTAAATCATTAGATTTGCCATTAATAAAGTAATAGTACCACGATGTattaagaaaagaacaaaaaatacacCTGACCACCACGATTCATTCTTGTTGAGTTGGGAAAGACAATTTTGAGTTCCTATAAGAACAACAATACCAAGTTAAACTTGCAGATATATGATTAGTACTTCAACAGAACCACAAAAATATGCAGCTACTTACTTTGACAAACTGAGTAAGAGGTTGGCTTGGATTACGAGATGTTGTCAACAAAATCCTTGGATCCTTTTCTGATGCTGTGGCGTACTCATCGTCGATGTGCGTTCTTGGTACTAGGCAAAGACAGAGACAGAACAACGAGGAGCTTTGAACGACCACGCACTTATAGAAGCATTCTAAATAGATAAGTGATAGAcgaaaaaatatgaaaaaaaatccaataaagataataaaaagaaaaacatagtacCAGCGGTGTATTCATCTTCGAGGTCGATCTCTTGGCGGAGAGCGGCCTCCTCGTTCCTCAGCTCGGTCGGGATGGGCTTCCCCTCTGCGATGTAATCGGCGCTTTAGGATTAGGAAAGAAGGGCTTCACATATCTAAGACAGGGAACGAGAAAGAACAATAACCTTCGAGGGCTTCTCGGATCTTCCGCTTCTTCTCGTAGTACTCGCGTTCCTTCCCCTCCAAGCTCTTGCGGTAGAGATATTCTCTCCTCAGCCTCGTGTTCCGCCGCAACATCTCGCTCCCCGTAAGGGCACTTCGAAGGAGAAGACTTGAGCCGGTATTGCGTGCGTCGGGGCGGGGCGGGGCGGGTCGAGACAGAGGCGGCGGCGGCTAAAGGAGTCCGTAGGGCTTGAGCGGGTaaaatataacattttattttGCCTTAAAAAGTGACCGAttaattttataagaaaaaatcatatgagaaaacaATTTTACCTATAAAAATCCTTGCCAATTGCCAATTGCCAATTGTTATCATATAATGAATGCCCCTCTATCAAAGAAAATACGCACAGCACCCTTTGATCCGATTTACCCAATAGATATAATTGGTCACTGTCGTGAGAACTTATTAAAGAGCGATTCACTAAGTCTAACTTAATGGGCTTTTTTGTATACAACTGTTTCGCttgtcaaaaaataataataataattctaataTGCTCAAATGTTTAACAAAACTCTTAAAGCAGTTCGAATAGTTGTCAATTTAAATGTATCTTTTATCAAATCGAACTTATTTATATCATATCTTTTTTCGATCGGCAAAGATAGACGTGAGTTATATAATCTTTTGCGGTGCTGCACTCGTAAATTTACCATGTCACACGTGATTACAAAATTAAAATGAATATGTGTCATATTGAACTATAAaaacatctaaaaataataaaatttaaaatgattttatgtaatttttgttatcatatttttttattgaacaGGATAAAACTTATGATATTATACATCTTGTGCATAATATTACCCTAGATTGGAGAACTgagtataataatataaattttatttaattcatattagtttttaatgaaaacatTTATTCTATCATCGTAGAAGAAGATTAAAATGTGATAATAAGGTTCAAGTGGAAGGAAAGGAAGtagttaaaatattaaatatgataaataaaatttattgatTATGTGATGTTTATTCTTGATTTAAAGTAAAATCTCATTAGTAAAGGACAACTAATGAGAAAAGgatattatactattttttatgatgaaaaatacttgatttatgatcagaaaattaaaaaattgatagcaaaggatgaccaaaaaaaaaaaaagtatttcacATATTATTTTTGAATTTCTTCTTACATGCCTTCACTATTATTGATGAATCGATATTATGATATAAAAGTTATGATCATCTgaatttttatgatagatatgaGATGAAATGTCATGCCACAGGTTGTGATAATTGAGGAATTGTTATTCATAAGAAGAATGCACAAGAAAAGAATAAGACCTTAAACTCCGATAATAACAAACTTACAACTGAGAAATGACAAGAATAGGAAAAGTCAACATTATAGACAAGGATAATAAGGAACGTGTAATTAtgactcaaaagaaaaggaatagaaTAAAGAGATGACTTTGGAAGAATATGAAaagattaagaaagagaagtaaaAGACCTTACAATGAAATCTGAGGAGAAAAAGGTTGAAATTGATAAGGAGTTATTAAGTTAGGTTCTCGTACGGattcaagaaaaaggaagaaaaatacctACCGTGATGAATGAAGCAAAAAGCCATTGAGCATCAATAAGTTCTTAAAACTaactaaaagaatttttagatacatcAAGGGAACTTTCAATTATAGCATTCATTATAGGCAGGTAAAAGATTTTAAATTGTATTCTTATATTGATTGGGCTGGTTGGACagataatagaaaaaataattttagatttGTACTCAACTGAGACAAAATATGTTGGGACTACAAGTATGATATGCCAAACAATTTAGCCTCAAAAAATTCTAATAGATCTCTAAGAAAAACAAAATGAATCAACTAAAATATACTATGATACTAAGTCTactattacaaatattcatgtttTCCAAGGGTATACCAAACATATAGAAGTTCGATATCATTTCAACTGTCAACCAgttaatacatttttttttttaatggactACTATACAACTAAGGATTAGCTTATCGATATCTTTTGAATATTTTGAATTAAGAGGGTGtgataagattaattcaaataatcaagattagataaaataaaagattaaaattggattaaaataaatagatgaggGTGAAAATATTTATTAGgatatgatgattttttattgtttttaaaaatttatattttatattttgattaatataaatagatatttttGAATCAATCTAAATGACTACATATTAGAAATACTCCTAGTTCTTTTATTATTCTCATCccttttatgatgatgatgattggatGTATTTGCGCACAAGGATAAAATCAAATTGTACCGATATCAATGGAAACCAAAATTAATTGTGCAAGTAGGaggatgattttatttattacgaCAAGGATATGAACTGCCATACATATTACTTATCCTATGCAATCCTCACCTGCAAATCATGTTATGTGGACTATATAGAATGCAGGAGGAACATGAGATGTGTCGAAGCTCCTTAGACGCCAGAACCGTTTGATTTGGTGCTGTCGGTCTGAGGGCTACTCGAAGCATTACTCCTCCTGCTCTGGGAGCTCTGTTTCGATGATAACTCGTAGAAGAACCTAATGTCCTCTGGGGTTTCAGCAAGTAATATCGACCTTGGAATAGGAGGCATGCTAGCATCAAGAAAGCCCTCCAGAACTTGAACCACCTGCCCCATTGTAGGCCTGCAACTCTCACCATCCTGAATGCACCAACAAGCCAGCTTACACGCTCTTTCAACCTCTTCCAAGTTAGCTTCGCCTCCAAGCCTGGGATCCAGCAAGCTTTCGACGCCGTCCGCGTCGAGCCTGGTAGCCACCAGTTTAGGGAAATAACCAGCAATCCCGCCCTCTGTTTGCTCTAAGTTTCTCCTTCCTGATATAATCTCAAACAGCATCATCCCGTAGCTGTATACATCAGCTTTCGCGGTGATGGCCACGCCGGTGATCCATTCCGGCGCAAGGTAGCCTCTGGTTCCTCTCATCGTCGTCAGAACTCGGCTGAAGTCCCGTCCCACAAGCTTCGCGAGACCGAAATCCGCCACTTTCGGGACGAAGGATGCATCCAGCACTATGTTCTCTGGCTTGATGTCACAATGTATGATGCAGTCTCTGCATTGCTCATGGAGATAAGCTAATCCTCTCGCAGTTCCCACAGCGATTTGGTATCTTGTTTTCCAATCCAGAGCTGTGGAATCGCTATGGAAGAGCTGAGTGTCGAGAGAACCTTTTGGCATGAACTCGTAGACTAGTAACTTCCTGGATGCTTCAGAGCAAAACCCGAGAAGGCGAACGAGGTTAACATGCTGAATTGTCCCGATCGTGCTGACCTCCGATCGGAATTGCTTCTCTCCTTGGTGAAGGCCTTCTAGCTTCTTCACAGCGATCACAGTGGAGTCAGGCAACGATCCTTTGAAGACCGATCCGAAGCCTCCTCCCCCAAGTTTGTGCGAGAAGTTGTTTGTGGCACGCTGCAGCTCCCTGTAATCGAAAGGCACCATAGTGCCTC
Coding sequences:
- the LOC135592243 gene encoding uncharacterized protein LOC135592243, with the protein product MLRRNTRLRREYLYRKSLEGKEREYYEKKRKIREALEEGKPIPTELRNEEAALRQEIDLEDEYTAVPRTHIDDEYATASEKDPRILLTTSRNPSQPLTQFVKELKIVFPNSTRMNRGGQVISEIIESCRAHEFTDVVLVHEHRGQPDGLIVCHLPFGPTAYFGLLNVVTRHDIKDKKAVGTMSEAYPHLILDNFTSKLGQRTGNILKHLFPEPKPDSKRIITFANQSDYISFRHHVYEKRGGPKSVELKEVGPRFELRLYQIKLGTVDQSEAQNEWVIRPYMNTAKKRNVLGD